In Deltaproteobacteria bacterium, a genomic segment contains:
- a CDS encoding DUF2723 domain-containing protein, with product MGDAGELAAASWHLGVPHPPGYPLYNLFAKLFTLIPVGSISYRLNFLSSLLSSLTVVIVFLVVSDILNKRVITHNEEGRGLLEAKDSKDVTALHASLFAASFLLALSPTFWVHAEVTEVYSLNAFFIILLYWLSVRLYLGLIRGKAFFLMAFLFGVGLGNHHTLLLLLPSLLILLWPLLRGAIFKSDINDSKKIIKINFWKGAFFSLLFFILGFSVYLYIPIRSNQNPSLNWGVPSVFSNFMDVFMRKGYETQVYGRSWDTLFQQIKSFDPLFEFGVFGVLLIFAGFYALWKASKRVAFSLLAGVFSFSILIILLVGNFKGNPEILMPFYIPAHVFSSVIIGVGLWFSYSMLKIFPGANVARPVFFAFILIISIVTYSKNKSFANKSDNFLAYDYGFNEMNSFSENAVYLPKVDSNTFVLWYLQKVEKYREDVDIIPIYFLTQRWYLPQALHHMKRPFYPLGQRGAKKTLAMIGSVFDYYYEKKDVYSNYMDEEYIPPGIHTITNGITFKLSRKEEKPKRSAWNFYRLRHVGDIASAAGYEDEVILENYASSYYNYGLEMYMSGKTEEAIGAFENSLAIRPLNADALNNLAMVYAEKNIMLEKAEKMVLQAMQLHTQKGKKYFNVVDTLGWVYYKMGRYEASLDRLESARSYLEGDPYYHYHLGMNLYRLGRKDEAANELSRALVINDRSIQKEVLTYLEKAGSIQNH from the coding sequence ATTGGTGATGCCGGTGAACTTGCAGCCGCTTCATGGCACTTAGGGGTTCCGCACCCGCCCGGATATCCTCTCTATAATCTTTTTGCAAAGTTATTTACACTTATACCTGTCGGCAGTATTTCTTACCGTTTGAATTTTCTTTCATCTCTCCTTTCTTCATTAACAGTCGTCATTGTCTTCCTCGTCGTTTCAGATATACTTAATAAAAGGGTAATCACTCATAATGAAGAGGGAAGGGGATTGCTTGAGGCTAAAGATTCAAAGGATGTGACCGCTTTACATGCCTCCCTGTTTGCCGCCTCTTTTCTTCTGGCTCTTTCCCCCACATTCTGGGTACATGCAGAGGTAACAGAGGTTTATAGCCTTAACGCCTTTTTTATAATACTCCTTTATTGGTTGTCGGTCAGGCTCTACCTTGGACTCATCAGGGGAAAAGCTTTTTTTCTAATGGCATTTCTTTTTGGTGTGGGACTTGGAAATCATCATACCTTGCTGCTGCTGCTGCCTTCTTTATTAATCCTTTTGTGGCCACTGTTAAGAGGGGCTATATTTAAAAGTGATATAAATGACAGTAAAAAAATAATAAAAATTAACTTTTGGAAGGGAGCTTTTTTTAGCCTGCTCTTCTTTATTCTCGGGTTCTCTGTCTATCTCTATATTCCAATCAGATCTAATCAAAATCCATCGCTTAATTGGGGGGTGCCCTCTGTCTTTAGTAATTTTATGGATGTTTTTATGAGAAAAGGCTATGAAACTCAGGTTTATGGCAGATCATGGGATACTTTGTTTCAACAAATTAAGAGTTTTGATCCTTTGTTTGAATTTGGAGTTTTTGGTGTATTGTTAATTTTTGCCGGTTTTTACGCTTTATGGAAAGCCAGCAAAAGAGTGGCATTTTCATTACTGGCAGGGGTATTCTCCTTTAGCATTCTTATTATATTGCTTGTCGGAAATTTCAAGGGAAACCCTGAAATCTTAATGCCGTTCTACATTCCTGCCCATGTTTTCTCTTCAGTCATTATTGGCGTAGGACTATGGTTTTCTTATTCTATGTTAAAAATATTTCCGGGGGCCAATGTTGCCCGTCCTGTCTTTTTTGCCTTTATCCTTATCATTTCTATCGTAACCTATTCAAAGAATAAGAGCTTTGCTAATAAGTCTGATAATTTTCTTGCTTATGATTATGGTTTTAATGAAATGAATTCTTTTTCTGAAAATGCGGTTTATCTTCCAAAGGTTGACAGCAATACCTTTGTCTTGTGGTACCTCCAGAAAGTTGAGAAATACCGGGAGGATGTTGACATTATACCCATTTATTTTCTAACGCAGCGTTGGTATTTGCCTCAGGCCCTGCATCACATGAAGAGACCCTTTTACCCCCTGGGGCAGAGAGGGGCTAAAAAAACGCTTGCCATGATAGGCTCTGTTTTTGATTACTATTACGAAAAGAAGGATGTTTATAGCAATTATATGGACGAAGAATATATTCCGCCGGGTATACACACTATTACTAACGGCATAACCTTTAAGCTCTCCAGGAAAGAGGAGAAGCCAAAAAGATCTGCCTGGAACTTTTATAGATTGCGCCATGTCGGGGACATCGCTTCGGCTGCAGGTTATGAAGATGAGGTAATTTTAGAAAACTATGCATCTTCTTACTATAATTATGGTCTTGAAATGTACATGTCCGGTAAGACTGAGGAAGCGATTGGCGCTTTTGAAAATTCTTTAGCTATCCGGCCATTAAATGCAGATGCATTAAATAATCTGGCTATGGTCTATGCTGAAAAAAATATAATGCTTGAAAAAGCAGAAAAAATGGTTCTACAAGCAATGCAACTGCATACTCAAAAAGGGAAAAAGTACTTTAATGTTGTCGATACATTAGGATGGGTTTACTATAAGATGGGCCGCTATGAAGCGTCTTTGGACAGGCTTGAAAGCGCGAGATCTTATCTTGAAGGTGACCCATACTATCACTATCATCTTGGTATGAATCTTTACCGGCTTGGAAGGAAAGATGAGGCGGCTAATGAACTCTCCAGGGCATTAGTTATTAATGATCGCAGTATACAAAAAGAGGTACTCACTTATTTAGAAAAAGCCGGGTCAATCCAAAACCATTAA
- a CDS encoding tetratricopeptide repeat protein — MRKMLISRGIFIVFITLLVYLPALQNEFVNWDDPKYIVEMQRFQPINMTNIHQIFTGFYVANWHPLTILSHAIDYRIWGLNPFWHHLGNNILHGFNTLLVLILTFQLVTVNKIKGEGRRYALSAASITALLFAIHPLHVESVAWVSERKDLLCAFFFLLSIIFYNKYRSSDSKKAVLYFCTLFSFMLSLFSKPMAVTLPLVLLILDFYPLRGFTKEKDHRQIMWLIVEKIPFFIFSLIASVLTMKAQVEFNALSSTRVFPLMERLLNGIHSLAFYWIKMLFPFNLAPLYPYPGEISFFSPEYLFSAIAVVLITLFALLRFNKNKLYFSVWIYYLVTLLPVIGIIQAGGQSAADRYIYLPGVAPFILAGLACSSLVCGKEKVMALLARAAILFCSLLLVIVTVKQTGIWQNSLNLWNHEIKVLPKSSPFIYNNRGTAYMQLKKYEEANADFAKAIELGPTYLDFYRSRGNSYMELGHFAEAIYDYSHIIKIDDKNEIAYNSRGAAYHILGRTNEARRDYEKALEINPDNGRAFYNIALIFEEAGEMEQAFLYYQKAASLGIAEAVHKLQ; from the coding sequence ATGAGAAAGATGCTAATTAGTCGGGGGATTTTTATTGTTTTCATAACGCTTCTCGTTTATCTCCCTGCATTGCAAAATGAATTTGTTAATTGGGATGATCCAAAATATATTGTAGAAATGCAACGGTTTCAACCGATAAACATGACTAATATCCACCAGATTTTTACCGGTTTTTATGTGGCAAACTGGCATCCTCTTACTATTTTGTCACATGCAATTGATTACAGAATCTGGGGACTTAATCCTTTTTGGCATCATCTCGGTAATAATATTTTACACGGATTTAATACGCTGCTTGTGCTCATATTAACTTTTCAGCTTGTAACCGTTAATAAAATCAAAGGGGAAGGCAGGCGATATGCTTTGTCTGCAGCATCCATAACGGCCCTTCTTTTTGCTATTCACCCACTTCACGTAGAATCCGTCGCCTGGGTGTCTGAGAGAAAAGATCTTTTATGTGCCTTTTTTTTTCTCCTGAGCATTATTTTTTATAACAAGTACCGTTCTTCAGATTCCAAAAAAGCTGTCTTGTATTTTTGCACTCTCTTTTCTTTCATGTTGTCCCTTTTCAGTAAACCCATGGCTGTTACTCTCCCTCTTGTTCTTTTGATTCTGGATTTTTACCCTTTAAGAGGTTTTACGAAAGAAAAGGATCATAGGCAAATTATGTGGCTAATTGTTGAAAAAATTCCTTTTTTTATTTTTTCATTAATTGCGTCTGTTTTGACAATGAAGGCCCAGGTTGAATTTAACGCTTTGAGTTCCACCAGGGTTTTTCCTCTTATGGAGAGGCTTCTAAATGGGATTCATTCGCTTGCTTTCTATTGGATTAAAATGCTTTTTCCCTTCAACCTGGCTCCTCTTTATCCTTACCCCGGAGAAATTTCTTTTTTTAGCCCCGAATATTTGTTTTCTGCTATTGCTGTTGTTTTGATTACTTTATTTGCTCTGCTAAGGTTTAATAAAAATAAACTCTATTTTTCTGTATGGATTTACTATCTGGTCACATTGCTCCCTGTCATCGGGATCATTCAGGCTGGTGGTCAGTCTGCGGCGGACCGTTATATTTATTTACCAGGCGTTGCCCCTTTTATTCTTGCAGGGCTTGCCTGTTCCTCCCTTGTTTGCGGGAAGGAAAAGGTAATGGCTCTCCTTGCAAGAGCAGCTATTCTCTTCTGCTCGCTTCTGCTGGTTATTGTTACAGTCAAACAGACAGGTATCTGGCAAAATTCATTAAACCTTTGGAACCATGAAATAAAAGTTCTCCCAAAGAGCTCTCCATTTATTTATAATAACCGTGGAACTGCATATATGCAGTTGAAAAAATATGAAGAGGCAAATGCTGACTTTGCAAAAGCGATAGAATTGGGCCCTACCTATCTTGATTTTTACAGAAGCAGGGGAAATTCATACATGGAGTTGGGGCATTTTGCAGAAGCCATATATGATTATAGCCATATAATTAAAATCGACGATAAAAATGAAATAGCCTACAATAGCAGAGGCGCTGCCTATCATATTCTTGGTAGGACAAATGAAGCAAGGAGAGACTATGAAAAGGCTTTGGAAATAAATCCGGACAATGGGAGAGCCTTTTATAATATTGCTTTAATTTTTGAGGAAGCCGGAGAAATGGAGCAGGCTTTTTTATATTACCAAAAAGCTGCCTCCCTCGGGATAGCGGAAGCTGTTCATAAACTTCAGTGA
- a CDS encoding glycosyltransferase family 2 protein — protein sequence MIHNKKIVVVMPAYHAGRTLEITYNDIPFDVVDDVVLVDDYSSDDTVKKAAQLGIKHIIVHEENKGYGGNQKSCYRQAINLGADIVVMVHPDYQYAPKLITAMASMIASGEYDVVLGSRILGTGALKGGMPFYKYIANRFLTLIENILLGHKLSEYHTGYRAFSREVLEGLPLNRNGDDFVFDNQMLAQAIYFEYRIGEISCPTRYFAEASSISFKRSVVYGFGVLATALKFRLHKMGLKKIPLFINEKNDGED from the coding sequence ATGATTCACAACAAAAAAATAGTTGTCGTTATGCCGGCTTACCATGCAGGGCGTACTCTGGAAATAACTTATAACGATATACCCTTTGATGTCGTAGATGATGTTGTTCTCGTTGACGATTATAGCAGTGATGATACGGTAAAAAAAGCTGCCCAGCTCGGGATAAAGCACATTATTGTTCATGAAGAAAACAAGGGCTATGGTGGAAACCAGAAATCCTGTTACAGGCAAGCCATTAACCTTGGCGCTGATATTGTTGTTATGGTTCATCCTGATTACCAGTATGCTCCTAAACTGATAACGGCCATGGCGTCCATGATTGCATCGGGAGAGTACGATGTTGTACTGGGTTCCCGTATTCTGGGCACGGGAGCGCTTAAAGGAGGCATGCCTTTTTACAAGTACATTGCCAACAGATTTCTTACGCTTATTGAGAATATTCTTCTCGGACACAAACTCTCTGAATATCATACCGGTTACAGAGCTTTCAGCCGTGAGGTACTGGAAGGTCTTCCTTTAAACAGGAATGGAGATGATTTTGTTTTTGATAACCAGATGCTTGCCCAGGCTATTTATTTTGAATACAGGATTGGTGAGATCAGCTGCCCAACCAGGTATTTTGCTGAAGCTTCATCTATCAGCTTTAAAAGAAGCGTCGTTTATGGCTTTGGCGTGCTCGCGACGGCCCTGAAGTTCAGGTTGCACAAGATGGGTTTGAAAAAAATCCCTCTCTTTATTAATGAAAAGAATGATGGTGAAGATTAA
- a CDS encoding class I SAM-dependent methyltransferase: protein MCSSSDISDIFSLDKRISDKSFQIKRCNKCRIAWTCPIPDKEQLSCYYPDEYHGKGGQERFNPLMEFFVNLSRRKRASIVTAFTEGKSGKILDIGCGRGVMLNILKKMGWQVCGTELSKKSSSFARERHEIEVITKDISHCDFPEKSFDIVTMWHVLEHLPAPFSTIEEVGRILKDGGRLIVEVPNFGGLQATFFANKWFHLDSPRHIFHFNEKSLVKYIEKCGFQVIKRENLSWEYDPFGFIQSFLNIVSINFDSFYNFLRSGPGKMPGGGSWSYMVDVFIAIVLFPLLFPLSLLASLFSSLFKRGGIIRLFCIKKENM from the coding sequence TTGTGCAGCAGCTCTGATATTTCGGATATATTCAGTTTAGATAAAAGAATCTCTGATAAAAGCTTTCAAATCAAAAGATGTAATAAGTGCCGTATTGCCTGGACCTGCCCTATCCCCGATAAAGAACAATTGTCCTGCTATTATCCCGATGAGTATCATGGAAAAGGCGGACAGGAGCGTTTTAATCCTTTGATGGAGTTTTTTGTCAATCTTTCAAGAAGAAAGAGGGCCTCTATTGTAACCGCTTTTACTGAAGGTAAAAGCGGGAAAATTCTTGATATCGGTTGCGGACGGGGTGTAATGCTGAACATATTAAAAAAGATGGGTTGGCAGGTTTGTGGCACGGAATTGTCTAAAAAGTCATCTTCTTTCGCCAGGGAAAGGCATGAAATAGAGGTAATAACAAAAGATATTTCCCATTGTGATTTTCCTGAAAAATCCTTTGATATTGTCACTATGTGGCATGTGCTGGAGCATTTACCCGCCCCTTTTTCCACTATTGAAGAAGTTGGCAGGATTTTGAAAGACGGGGGACGTTTGATTGTGGAAGTTCCCAATTTCGGAGGTCTTCAGGCCACTTTTTTTGCTAATAAGTGGTTTCACCTGGACTCTCCCCGTCATATTTTTCATTTCAATGAAAAATCTCTTGTTAAATATATTGAAAAGTGTGGTTTTCAGGTCATCAAGAGAGAAAATCTTTCCTGGGAATATGATCCCTTTGGTTTTATTCAAAGCTTTCTAAATATAGTCTCTATTAACTTTGACTCTTTTTATAATTTTTTGAGAAGCGGGCCGGGGAAGATGCCCGGTGGTGGCAGTTGGTCATATATGGTTGACGTTTTTATAGCAATTGTTCTTTTCCCCCTGCTCTTCCCCTTGTCATTGCTTGCCTCTCTTTTCAGTTCCCTTTTCAAAAGAGGAGGAATTATACGTCTGTTTTGTATAAAAAAAGAGAATATGTAA
- a CDS encoding glycosyltransferase: MKENDLPVVSIIIPVKPGGEVKALRAVEKIDYPGEKLEVIVAEGCHPSIQRNEAVRQSKGEILYFLDDDACPTPSNIKRLIMQHRAANVAAVGGPSLAPEGDSFIQKCFESLFISPFGGAGIKNRYQSVGTVRESSEKELILCNLSFKRSVFEQFGGLNEKLFPNEENDLMVRIEKNGCKLIHDPHMKVFRSQRKNIKRFARQILNYGRGRMEQTLFHLPSFGIAHFVPLFFLVYVITLPFIDNFIYWTPLFLYLICDLLFSFLSALKDKGSFFRKTMKHIFMMFLFPVMHLCYGAGMLWGMKTFFLKAKKDLPVYIKKIA; the protein is encoded by the coding sequence ATGAAAGAGAACGATTTACCTGTTGTTTCCATAATTATCCCCGTTAAACCGGGAGGAGAAGTAAAAGCCTTAAGGGCTGTTGAAAAAATTGACTATCCCGGGGAAAAGCTGGAAGTTATCGTTGCTGAAGGGTGTCATCCGTCAATTCAAAGAAATGAGGCGGTAAGGCAGTCGAAAGGAGAGATTCTCTATTTTCTCGATGATGATGCCTGTCCCACGCCTTCTAATATAAAAAGGTTGATTATGCAGCACAGGGCTGCAAATGTCGCTGCCGTTGGCGGACCGAGCCTTGCTCCCGAGGGAGACAGTTTTATTCAGAAATGTTTTGAATCGCTCTTTATTTCGCCCTTTGGCGGCGCAGGGATCAAGAATCGTTACCAATCGGTCGGCACGGTACGAGAATCTTCAGAGAAAGAGTTGATTTTGTGCAATCTCAGTTTCAAGCGATCCGTTTTTGAGCAATTTGGCGGTTTGAATGAAAAGCTTTTTCCCAATGAAGAAAATGACTTGATGGTTCGTATTGAAAAGAATGGCTGCAAGCTTATTCACGATCCTCATATGAAAGTTTTTAGAAGCCAGAGAAAGAATATCAAACGCTTTGCCAGGCAGATACTCAATTATGGAAGGGGGCGAATGGAGCAGACGCTCTTTCACCTGCCCTCTTTCGGGATAGCCCATTTTGTTCCCCTTTTTTTTCTCGTCTATGTTATTACACTTCCTTTTATTGATAATTTTATTTATTGGACACCCCTTTTTTTATACCTTATTTGTGACCTTCTTTTTTCCTTCTTGTCAGCCCTGAAAGACAAGGGTTCTTTTTTTCGTAAAACGATGAAGCACATATTTATGATGTTTCTTTTTCCGGTAATGCATCTTTGTTATGGCGCAGGAATGTTATGGGGGATGAAAACCTTTTTTCTAAAAGCCAAAAAAGATTTACCCGTATACATTAAAAAGATTGCATAG
- a CDS encoding tetratricopeptide repeat protein has product MTNPGAESRKHDKLIFLFVSFAAFFIAVFPIANYDLFWHLAFGKVQFLEKAYLSTEIFSHTRNGQPWFNHTWLTGLTFYIVYSFTGYKGLILMKALLIFGIALMMTKVLNDRGHHKGVIITLILLMLLSSLFRYLERPHLITYFFLTLTYFILERYVRGIKGPKILFLLPFIGLLWVNFHSGVVFGPFLVSLFILAEALRQILVERTLFSIEILRRVKWLLLGLFGLLAGSLVNPNGIKPYSQWLGMGGKLDLQGVSVNYMAAMGTEFLPPAFQEFPLFWFSLTAIFLLVIFYYKRIDIVDMAVALPFLILALRYNRAIGMFNIFMLPFFASLLEGFVRTSKVGKKIAGFFLILLLGLTLHLKFFEDMGKYRFAFGLNEDYTPVDSAKFISNNDLPGNMFNTEALGGYLEWIFYPGRMVFYDNRTTIFGQLYEEMHKPGFMEKYNVNYGIVMRSQFPPEILFPEKNWALIFWDQCCSIYLKRVPQNAELIERYSIRYFRPTLNLKAAVRRAKREGASKKIIKEMETHLHYVDNLNAFVALAELYEETGKSEKEKTAFFMEGLKRWPDSPAVPLVLANSFYRAGKNKVAKKYYNEVIKKGGGDAYVYLNLGYIAYDEGFLKEAEANFMRSLRYDSDFDSPYYGLGIVYEKSGKLKKAVKYLQEYVKRSHDMRWKTIAGNKLKELKKNEKN; this is encoded by the coding sequence ATGACTAATCCAGGTGCAGAAAGCAGGAAGCATGATAAGCTTATCTTCCTTTTTGTTTCTTTTGCCGCTTTTTTTATCGCTGTCTTTCCCATCGCAAATTATGATCTCTTTTGGCATCTGGCTTTTGGTAAAGTTCAGTTTTTAGAAAAAGCCTATTTATCTACAGAAATATTTTCCCATACGAGAAATGGTCAGCCCTGGTTTAATCACACCTGGCTGACGGGCTTGACTTTTTATATTGTTTATTCCTTCACCGGTTATAAGGGCTTAATTTTAATGAAGGCGCTATTGATTTTCGGTATTGCCCTTATGATGACGAAAGTGCTGAATGACAGGGGCCATCATAAAGGCGTTATAATTACATTAATTCTTTTGATGCTTTTATCGAGCCTTTTCAGGTATCTGGAACGCCCTCATCTGATTACTTACTTTTTTCTTACGCTTACCTATTTTATTTTAGAGCGATATGTTCGGGGAATAAAGGGTCCCAAAATACTTTTTTTGCTGCCTTTCATTGGTCTTCTTTGGGTTAATTTTCATTCCGGTGTTGTTTTTGGTCCCTTTCTTGTTTCTCTTTTCATTTTAGCGGAAGCCCTCAGGCAAATCCTTGTGGAGAGGACTTTGTTCAGTATAGAAATATTGAGGAGAGTAAAATGGCTGTTATTGGGCTTGTTTGGGCTGCTGGCAGGTTCCCTGGTCAATCCTAACGGCATTAAACCCTATAGCCAGTGGCTTGGCATGGGGGGCAAGCTTGATTTACAGGGGGTATCGGTTAATTATATGGCCGCCATGGGAACGGAATTTCTTCCTCCCGCCTTTCAGGAATTTCCTCTTTTCTGGTTTTCTCTCACGGCCATTTTTTTATTGGTAATTTTTTATTATAAAAGGATTGATATTGTCGATATGGCTGTGGCCCTGCCGTTTCTCATCCTTGCCCTTAGATACAACCGTGCTATTGGCATGTTCAATATTTTTATGCTCCCATTTTTTGCATCCCTTCTTGAGGGGTTTGTAAGGACAAGTAAAGTGGGCAAAAAGATAGCAGGTTTTTTCCTGATCCTGCTGCTGGGGCTCACCCTGCATTTAAAGTTTTTTGAAGATATGGGGAAATACCGTTTTGCTTTTGGGCTGAATGAAGATTATACGCCTGTTGATAGTGCAAAGTTTATTTCAAATAACGATCTTCCGGGGAATATGTTTAATACGGAAGCGCTCGGTGGATACCTTGAATGGATCTTCTATCCCGGGAGGATGGTCTTTTATGATAACAGGACAACCATTTTTGGGCAGCTTTATGAGGAGATGCATAAGCCGGGCTTTATGGAAAAGTATAATGTTAATTATGGCATTGTCATGAGGAGCCAGTTTCCACCGGAGATTCTTTTTCCTGAAAAGAACTGGGCTCTCATTTTCTGGGATCAATGCTGTTCAATATATTTAAAAAGGGTCCCTCAAAATGCCGAACTAATTGAAAGATACAGCATCAGATATTTCAGGCCAACCTTGAATTTAAAAGCGGCGGTAAGGCGTGCAAAAAGAGAGGGTGCATCTAAAAAGATCATTAAAGAAATGGAAACGCACCTTCATTATGTGGATAACTTAAATGCTTTTGTCGCTCTTGCAGAACTTTATGAAGAAACAGGGAAAAGTGAAAAAGAAAAAACCGCTTTTTTTATGGAGGGACTTAAAAGGTGGCCTGACTCTCCTGCCGTACCCCTTGTTCTTGCCAATAGTTTTTACAGGGCAGGTAAAAACAAGGTTGCCAAAAAGTATTATAATGAGGTTATAAAAAAAGGGGGAGGCGATGCCTATGTTTACCTTAACCTGGGTTATATTGCATACGATGAAGGTTTTTTAAAAGAGGCTGAGGCCAACTTTATGAGGTCTTTAAGGTATGATAGCGATTTTGACTCTCCTTATTATGGTCTTGGAATTGTCTATGAAAAGAGTGGCAAGTTAAAAAAAGCTGTTAAATATTTACAGGAATATGTTAAAAGAAGTCATGATATGAGGTGGAAAACAATTGCCGGGAATAAATTAAAAGAATTAAAAAAGAATGAAAAAAACTAA
- a CDS encoding glycosyltransferase family 2 protein, which yields MKKTKSKQRISVVIPLYNEEDNVNPLYRQVTESLDGGFSEYEIIFVDDGSTDKTFGLLKEVGSQDSRVKVISFRRNFGQTAAMAAGFDYAKGDVIVPMDGDLQNDPGDIPTLVAKIEEGYDVVSGWRKSRKDPFISRKLPSMIANRLISKITGVALHDYGCSLKAYRHEVIENLRLYGEMHRFIPALASWAGAKVTEVPVNHLPRRFGKSKYGISRTFKVILDLIAVKFLLSYSTMPTRLFGKLGFSAFAFSFFSFGLTLYMKFFDGLSMNRNPLFLLSVLIFFMGVQFISIGLIAEINVRTYHESQGKPIYVIKETMGVTSGADS from the coding sequence ATGAAAAAAACTAAAAGCAAACAGAGAATAAGTGTCGTTATTCCACTTTATAATGAGGAAGATAACGTTAATCCTCTTTACAGGCAAGTGACGGAGTCACTGGATGGGGGTTTTTCGGAATATGAAATCATATTTGTCGATGATGGCAGCACGGATAAGACATTCGGTCTTTTGAAGGAGGTTGGCTCACAGGATTCCCGTGTCAAGGTGATATCATTCAGACGTAACTTTGGTCAGACTGCCGCTATGGCAGCGGGCTTTGATTATGCAAAGGGGGACGTTATTGTGCCCATGGATGGTGATCTTCAGAATGATCCCGGCGACATTCCGACACTTGTTGCGAAAATAGAAGAAGGATACGATGTGGTCAGTGGCTGGCGGAAATCCAGGAAAGATCCATTCATCAGCAGGAAGCTCCCGTCGATGATTGCTAACAGACTAATATCGAAAATCACAGGTGTGGCATTGCATGATTATGGTTGTTCTTTAAAGGCCTACAGGCATGAAGTCATTGAGAACCTAAGGCTCTATGGTGAAATGCACCGCTTTATTCCTGCTCTCGCAAGCTGGGCGGGAGCAAAAGTGACTGAAGTTCCCGTCAATCATTTACCGAGGCGGTTTGGTAAGAGCAAGTATGGCATATCGAGAACATTCAAGGTGATTTTAGATCTTATAGCGGTAAAGTTTCTTCTCAGTTACTCAACTATGCCCACAAGGCTTTTCGGCAAACTCGGGTTTAGCGCATTTGCCTTCAGTTTTTTTTCATTTGGATTAACCCTGTATATGAAGTTTTTTGACGGGCTAAGCATGAACAGGAACCCTCTCTTCCTGTTGTCGGTACTCATTTTTTTTATGGGGGTTCAGTTTATTTCTATCGGTCTTATTGCGGAGATAAATGTGCGCACCTACCATGAATCGCAGGGAAAGCCCATATATGTGATTAAAGAAACCATGGGTGTAACGTCAGGCGCGGATTCATAG
- a CDS encoding glycosyltransferase family 4 protein, whose amino-acid sequence MNILFLAPQPFMEKRGTPLAVFQVLKALGELGHSIDLVTYHLGEDRRIEGVKHFRTPSFPFIKKVKKGQSLAKVFLDVFVFIKALNLLKKNSYDCIHAVEEAATMGIFLKGFYNKPLIYDMDSSMPDQLRDSTSPFWSNGALLRLVGFFEKKTIGHADLVLAVCKALMEKVHLVFPDKPVVLLEDIPNVEPFDPSMKDKVEHLKTQLGLTKNKVILYTGTFESYQGIDLLLASVANIVTDFPRVKLVLVGGDGDQVGEKSSIVKSMGIERNVLILGKRPLEEMPLFMEMADLLVSPRNKGTNTPMKIYTYLQSGKPVVATRMLTHTQVLTDDVAILVNADHKSFSRGIMRVLKDSELGERIGRAGKKLVQENYSYGSFKKKVEKAYGLIKK is encoded by the coding sequence GTGAATATTCTTTTTCTGGCCCCTCAGCCTTTTATGGAAAAACGAGGTACTCCCCTGGCCGTGTTTCAGGTTCTCAAGGCGCTTGGAGAGCTTGGTCACAGCATCGATCTGGTTACCTATCATTTAGGCGAAGACCGGCGCATAGAGGGAGTAAAACACTTTAGAACGCCTTCCTTTCCCTTTATTAAAAAGGTTAAAAAAGGGCAGTCCCTTGCCAAAGTTTTCCTTGATGTTTTTGTCTTTATCAAAGCATTAAATTTACTGAAAAAAAACAGCTACGACTGTATTCATGCCGTAGAAGAGGCAGCTACAATGGGGATATTTCTTAAAGGTTTCTATAATAAGCCCCTTATATACGACATGGATTCAAGTATGCCGGATCAGTTGAGGGATTCAACGTCCCCATTCTGGAGCAACGGCGCCCTTCTTCGGTTAGTCGGTTTTTTTGAAAAAAAGACGATTGGACATGCGGATTTGGTTCTGGCTGTTTGCAAGGCTCTCATGGAGAAGGTTCATTTGGTTTTTCCGGACAAACCGGTTGTGCTTTTGGAGGATATTCCTAATGTGGAACCTTTTGATCCCTCCATGAAAGATAAGGTTGAACATTTAAAGACTCAACTGGGTCTAACAAAAAACAAGGTCATTTTGTATACGGGGACCTTCGAATCATACCAGGGTATTGATCTTTTATTGGCCTCTGTTGCAAATATAGTAACCGACTTTCCCCGGGTAAAGTTGGTATTGGTCGGAGGAGATGGTGATCAGGTCGGTGAAAAATCAAGTATTGTCAAATCTATGGGGATTGAAAGGAATGTTTTGATTCTGGGAAAAAGGCCTCTTGAAGAGATGCCGCTCTTCATGGAGATGGCCGACTTGCTTGTTTCGCCCCGGAACAAGGGGACAAACACCCCCATGAAGATATATACTTATCTGCAGTCAGGAAAGCCGGTTGTTGCCACCAGGATGCTTACTCATACCCAGGTTTTGACTGATGATGTGGCCATACTTGTCAATGCGGACCATAAAAGCTTTTCCAGGGGCATAATGAGGGTGCTTAAAGATAGTGAACTGGGAGAGCGTATTGGAAGGGCCGGTAAAAAGCTGGTTCAAGAAAATTACAGTTACGGCAGTTTCAAAAAGAAAGTGGAGAAGGCCTACGGTCTAATAAAGAAATGA